A genomic region of Ochotona princeps isolate mOchPri1 chromosome 17, mOchPri1.hap1, whole genome shotgun sequence contains the following coding sequences:
- the LOC131482385 gene encoding proteoglycan 4-like isoform X1, whose amino-acid sequence MASTHKGAVFQMVKTNKLGSKVEVSTHKGAEVHSSSPQRVQGYPPTHSQRSTAISSSPPPHRRPEAAHPIPPKAAPSYPRSFSPEAGPGYSSAHISRGTESRPRTDAFRHYSPHRKTQQVQTATSHTVSTHRNVSPPREDAARRGSENKPMRDITQRSSLTPDVKSSRRLSFLDQKDNFRTHNFQEEDPPSKVQNPQGVRVPRRVSIQPKDEAVQTDPIQRTTKSPSRLDHGSSRLTTERWATLKKTLVREPEMDLYSSVLSATKSLHKNINLDSSLKLSVLRNVDGRQGVPSCAEPESLCKHSVYTEIKPSKLSTISQVESNMKSPIQEDTDVSVKVPISPGQSVPATHYAKARSMSESLPRPPLFATAEPSQGLTEMNHMSPGPTARYQEPSQKSPHSAELELTPRPLPPRSLPRYGPESSWWALLNPEVETSQSRPITPDFEPKTSPPLDPFMSLLEMDSSPLCEDLMFQREKASPSLPLPKEPPDQTPMKEVPKTPKHTWKQPIQRCF is encoded by the exons ATGGCATCCACCCACAAGGGTGCAGTCTTTCAGATGGTCAAGACAAATAAACTTGGGTCCAAGGTGGAGGTTTCAACACATAAAGGGGCTGAGGTCCACAGCAGCAGTCCTCAGCGGGTGCAAGGCTACCCTCCTACCCACAGCCAGCGAAGCACTGCCATCTCCTCGAGCCCTCCGCCCCATCGAAGACCAGAAGCTGCACATCCCATCCCTCCCAAGGCGGCCCCAAGCTATCCTCGCTCTTTCTCCCCAGAGGCAGGCCCTGGTTACTCTTCAGCCCACATTTCTCGGGGAACCGAGTCCCGGCCCAGAACAGATGCATTCCGCCATTACTCTCCTCATCGAAAGACCCAGCAAGTTCAGACAGCAACATCCCACACTGTAAGCACCCATCGGAATGTGAGCCCACCCAGAGAGGATGCAGCACGGAGAGGCAGTGAGAACAAGCCCATGCGCGATATCACCCAGCGGAGCTCATTAACCCCAGATGTCAAGTCCTCTCGCCGACTGAGCTTCTTAGATCAGAAGGATAACTTTCGTACTCATAACTTCCAAGAAGAGGATCCACCTTCCAAGGTACAGAACCCACAAGGCGTTCGAGTGCCTCGTAGAGTTTCGATTCAACCAAAGGATGAAGCAGTACAGACCGACCCCATCCAAAGGACTACCAAGAGTCCCTCCAGGCTAGACCATGGCAGCAGCCGCCTTACTACTGAACGTTGGGCCACCCTGAAAAAAACTCTTGTCCGGGAGCCGGAAATGGATCTTTACAGTTCAGTTCTTTCAGCAACCAAGTCCTTGCATAAGAACATAAACTTGGATTCGTCCCTCAAACTCTCTGTCCTTAGAAATGTGGATGGCAGACAGGGAGTTCCCTCATGTGCTGAGCCGGAGTCTCTCTGCAAGCACTCTGTCTACACTGAAATCAAGCCCTCAAAACTCTCAACGATATCACAGGTGGAGTCCAATATGAAGTCTCCAATCCAAGAAGACACTGACGTTAGTGTCAAGGTTCCCATTTCCCCAGGACAATCAGTACCAGCAACTCACTATGCGAAAGCTCGATCAATGTCTGAAAGCTTACCCAGACCTCCTCTGTTTGCCACTGCAGAGCCTTCACAGGGACTCACAGAAATGAACCACATGTCCCCAGGACCCACAGCCAGGTATCAAGAACCATCCCAAAAGTCTCCCCATAGTGCAGAACTGGAACTGACTCCTCGGCCTTTACCCCCTCGATCCTTACCCAGATATGGGCCCGAGTCCTCATGGTGGGCCTTACTGAATCCTGAAGTTGAAACGTCTCAAAGCCGACCGATAACACCTGATTTTGAGCCCAAGACCTCTCCTCCCCTAGACCCGTTCATGTCCCTTTTGGAAATGGACTCAAGCCCTTTATGTGAGGATCTGATGTTCCAGAGAGAAAAGGCAAGCCCATCACTGCCATTACCAAAGGAGCCTCCAGACCAGACACCCATGAAGGAAGTGCCAAAGACCCCCAAGCACACCTGGAAACAACCAATTCAAAG ATGTTTCTGA
- the LOC131482385 gene encoding serine/arginine repetitive matrix protein 1-like isoform X2: MASTHKGAVFQMVKTNKLGSKVEVSTHKGAEVHSSSPQRVQGYPPTHSQRSTAISSSPPPHRRPEAAHPIPPKAAPSYPRSFSPEAGPGYSSAHISRGTESRPRTDAFRHYSPHRKTQQVQTATSHTVSTHRNVSPPREDAARRGSENKPMRDITQRSSLTPDVKSSRRLSFLDQKDNFRTHNFQEEDPPSKVQNPQGVRVPRRVSIQPKDEAVQTDPIQRTTKSPSRLDHGSSRLTTERWATLKKTLVREPEMDLYSSVLSATKSLHKNINLDSSLKLSVLRNVDGRQGVPSCAEPESLCKHSVYTEIKPSKLSTISQVESNMKSPIQEDTDVSVKVPISPGQSVPATHYAKARSMSESLPRPPLFATAEPSQGLTEMNHMSPGPTAREKRQAHHCHYQRSLQTRHP, from the exons ATGGCATCCACCCACAAGGGTGCAGTCTTTCAGATGGTCAAGACAAATAAACTTGGGTCCAAGGTGGAGGTTTCAACACATAAAGGGGCTGAGGTCCACAGCAGCAGTCCTCAGCGGGTGCAAGGCTACCCTCCTACCCACAGCCAGCGAAGCACTGCCATCTCCTCGAGCCCTCCGCCCCATCGAAGACCAGAAGCTGCACATCCCATCCCTCCCAAGGCGGCCCCAAGCTATCCTCGCTCTTTCTCCCCAGAGGCAGGCCCTGGTTACTCTTCAGCCCACATTTCTCGGGGAACCGAGTCCCGGCCCAGAACAGATGCATTCCGCCATTACTCTCCTCATCGAAAGACCCAGCAAGTTCAGACAGCAACATCCCACACTGTAAGCACCCATCGGAATGTGAGCCCACCCAGAGAGGATGCAGCACGGAGAGGCAGTGAGAACAAGCCCATGCGCGATATCACCCAGCGGAGCTCATTAACCCCAGATGTCAAGTCCTCTCGCCGACTGAGCTTCTTAGATCAGAAGGATAACTTTCGTACTCATAACTTCCAAGAAGAGGATCCACCTTCCAAGGTACAGAACCCACAAGGCGTTCGAGTGCCTCGTAGAGTTTCGATTCAACCAAAGGATGAAGCAGTACAGACCGACCCCATCCAAAGGACTACCAAGAGTCCCTCCAGGCTAGACCATGGCAGCAGCCGCCTTACTACTGAACGTTGGGCCACCCTGAAAAAAACTCTTGTCCGGGAGCCGGAAATGGATCTTTACAGTTCAGTTCTTTCAGCAACCAAGTCCTTGCATAAGAACATAAACTTGGATTCGTCCCTCAAACTCTCTGTCCTTAGAAATGTGGATGGCAGACAGGGAGTTCCCTCATGTGCTGAGCCGGAGTCTCTCTGCAAGCACTCTGTCTACACTGAAATCAAGCCCTCAAAACTCTCAACGATATCACAGGTGGAGTCCAATATGAAGTCTCCAATCCAAGAAGACACTGACGTTAGTGTCAAGGTTCCCATTTCCCCAGGACAATCAGTACCAGCAACTCACTATGCGAAAGCTCGATCAATGTCTGAAAGCTTACCCAGACCTCCTCTGTTTGCCACTGCAGAGCCTTCACAGGGACTCACAGAAATGAACCACATGTCCCCAGGACCCACAGCCAG AGAGAAAAGGCAAGCCCATCACTGCCATTACCAAAGGAGCCTCCAGACCAGACACCCATGA
- the LOC131482385 gene encoding serine/arginine repetitive matrix protein 1-like isoform X3, with protein MASTHKGAVFQMVKTNKLGSKVEVSTHKGAEVHSSSPQRVQGYPPTHSQRSTAISSSPPPHRRPEAAHPIPPKAAPSYPRSFSPEAGPGYSSAHISRGTESRPRTDAFRHYSPHRKTQQVQTATSHTVSTHRNVSPPREDAARRGSENKPMRDITQRSSLTPDVKSSRRLSFLDQKDNFRTHNFQEEDPPSKVQNPQGVRVPRRVSIQPKDEAVQTDPIQRTTKSPSRLDHGSSRLTTERWATLKKTLVREPEMDLYSSVLSATKSLHKNINLDSSLKLSVLRNVDGRQGVPSCAEPESLCKHSVYTEIKPSKLSTISQVESNMKSPIQEDTDVSVKVPISPGQSVPATHYAKARSMSESLPRPPLFATAEPSQGLTEMNHMSPGPTARPVHVPFGNGLKPFM; from the exons ATGGCATCCACCCACAAGGGTGCAGTCTTTCAGATGGTCAAGACAAATAAACTTGGGTCCAAGGTGGAGGTTTCAACACATAAAGGGGCTGAGGTCCACAGCAGCAGTCCTCAGCGGGTGCAAGGCTACCCTCCTACCCACAGCCAGCGAAGCACTGCCATCTCCTCGAGCCCTCCGCCCCATCGAAGACCAGAAGCTGCACATCCCATCCCTCCCAAGGCGGCCCCAAGCTATCCTCGCTCTTTCTCCCCAGAGGCAGGCCCTGGTTACTCTTCAGCCCACATTTCTCGGGGAACCGAGTCCCGGCCCAGAACAGATGCATTCCGCCATTACTCTCCTCATCGAAAGACCCAGCAAGTTCAGACAGCAACATCCCACACTGTAAGCACCCATCGGAATGTGAGCCCACCCAGAGAGGATGCAGCACGGAGAGGCAGTGAGAACAAGCCCATGCGCGATATCACCCAGCGGAGCTCATTAACCCCAGATGTCAAGTCCTCTCGCCGACTGAGCTTCTTAGATCAGAAGGATAACTTTCGTACTCATAACTTCCAAGAAGAGGATCCACCTTCCAAGGTACAGAACCCACAAGGCGTTCGAGTGCCTCGTAGAGTTTCGATTCAACCAAAGGATGAAGCAGTACAGACCGACCCCATCCAAAGGACTACCAAGAGTCCCTCCAGGCTAGACCATGGCAGCAGCCGCCTTACTACTGAACGTTGGGCCACCCTGAAAAAAACTCTTGTCCGGGAGCCGGAAATGGATCTTTACAGTTCAGTTCTTTCAGCAACCAAGTCCTTGCATAAGAACATAAACTTGGATTCGTCCCTCAAACTCTCTGTCCTTAGAAATGTGGATGGCAGACAGGGAGTTCCCTCATGTGCTGAGCCGGAGTCTCTCTGCAAGCACTCTGTCTACACTGAAATCAAGCCCTCAAAACTCTCAACGATATCACAGGTGGAGTCCAATATGAAGTCTCCAATCCAAGAAGACACTGACGTTAGTGTCAAGGTTCCCATTTCCCCAGGACAATCAGTACCAGCAACTCACTATGCGAAAGCTCGATCAATGTCTGAAAGCTTACCCAGACCTCCTCTGTTTGCCACTGCAGAGCCTTCACAGGGACTCACAGAAATGAACCACATGTCCCCAGGACCCACAGCCAG ACCCGTTCATGTCCCTTTTGGAAATGGACTCAAGCCCTTTATGTGA